In Cicer arietinum cultivar CDC Frontier isolate Library 1 chromosome 1, Cicar.CDCFrontier_v2.0, whole genome shotgun sequence, one DNA window encodes the following:
- the LOC101509227 gene encoding uncharacterized protein: MTKTKRKKNASEDPTENPISMSPPPPSSPQRPSDPPKKIIIINADMGRDMQWEAFDISVTVFEHFSEDRTIAEEIKSEFDRIYGPTWHCIVGRNFGSFVTHKPNHFVYFYLERKAVLLFKYG, translated from the exons ATGACCAAAACCAAAAGGAAGAAGAATGCCTCCGAAGATCCAACGGAGAATCCGATTTCCATGTCACCACCGCCACCATCGTCACCACAACGGCCATCGGATCCGCCCAagaaaatcatcatcatcaatgcTGACATGGGTCGTGACATGCAATGGGAGGCCTTTGATATATCCGTCACC GTGTTTGAACACTTCAGTGAGGATAGAACTATCGCTGAGGAGATAAAGAGTGAATTTGATAGAATATATGGTCCCACTTGGCATTGCATTGTTGGTCGCAATTTCG GGTCATTTGTAACTCATAAACCAAACCACTTCGTCTATTTCTATTTGGAGCGGAAAGCggttttactttttaaatatgGCTAG